One window of Artemia franciscana chromosome 16, ASM3288406v1, whole genome shotgun sequence genomic DNA carries:
- the LOC136037133 gene encoding STING ER exit protein-like, protein MPKIIEPPPVVEESKDEEEYREEKPLYLYYCLCGQMTLILDCALEKLPLRPKDGARVVDGTKHVYKLNCEQDETTFIRRSEGIEKQYRDKCKKCGLLLFYKHDPTKKIIFVVKGSVVRGLDDGKGLYNQLQGPPKEEEPVKKIMITKLTKNMGKFSSVTVSTIEDEEDEIEEREVADSYALNARIIEKQLERKGIKRKPQESVAEIKKKLQRGTLIDK, encoded by the exons ATGCCAAAAATTATTGAACCACCTCCGGTTGTTGAAGAATCTAAAGATGAGGAAGAATATAGAGAAGAAAAAcctctgtatttgtattattgCCTCTGTGGGCAAATGACGCTAATTCTTG attgtgCATTAGAGAAGCTTCCTCTTCGACCAAAAGATGGCGCCAGGGTTGTTGATGGAACTAAGCATGTATACAAGTTGAATTGTGAACAAGATGAAACAACTTTCATCAGAAGAAGTGAAGGCATTGAAAAACAATACAGAGACAAGTGTAAAAA GTGTggacttcttttattttataaacatGACCCAACAAAGAAGATAATATTTGTGGTAAAAGGATCTGTTGTTAGAGGACTAGATGATGGCAAGGGATTATATAATCAGCTTCAAGGCCCGCCCAAAGAGGAGGagccagtgaaaaaaataatgattacCAAGTTAACAAAAAATATGGGCAAGTTTTCGTCAGTAACTGTGTCCACCATTGAAGATGAAGAAGACGAAATTGAAGAG agAGAAGTCGCAGATTCATATGCATTGAACGCTCGCATTATTGAGAAACAACTGGAAAGGAAAGGAATTAAACGAAAGCCACAGGAGTCAGTGGCTGAAATCAAAAAGAAACTTCAACGTGGAACGCTTATCGATAAGTAG